From the genome of Rhinoderma darwinii isolate aRhiDar2 chromosome 1, aRhiDar2.hap1, whole genome shotgun sequence:
TATGATCAATTTTGCAGTTAATAAGAAGATCGAAATATACAAGTGGTTTTTGGGTTTGTCCCTCTTGCCAAGTTATAGATGCCGGTTTTCAATATATTGTTCCATAAAAACAGAGCCCCCTATGTATGTCTATTGTATTTGTATACAAAAGCTTTTCTGTGCGGTTGGGTGCCCAGTGGAGCCTGAATCTCATTCTATTTACTGTATGGTCACTGTCAGTTCAATGAACTGCCTCCTTGTTCTCCACTATTGTCCTTCACTCGCTTAAACATTTGTCACTGAAGTGCTTCTCAAGACAAATAAACCGTCGCCCAGAATGCAAGTACGCATAAAAAAGGGGTTAAGCCACATTAGATCATTTTACATTACGTTAAACTGACCCAATGACTTTTCAACCTGAATCAGAAAAGACCCAGATCATATCCATAGAAGAAACCAAAAACAGCCCATAAATATTCATTGAGATTACACCTAAACAATATATTTCCCTTAAAAAAACCTAAAAGGCCTGGGCACCTTGGTGAAAGGGATGCCACATACTGAAATACAAGATGGCATTAGTTAACAAAAACATACTTTGAAAATCCCATCCAGCTTTCATAACCACTTGGTATAGATTTCTCATTGCCGGGGAGTTTAGGCATTTGCCCCCTCCCCCACCAGTGTTGATTTATACTGGGCAGATGCTTGTGACGGGAGCCTGTAGAATCAAGTGTTGGCTTTATTGTCGGAGTTAATTATCAGTCCAGCTGCCAGCATGTTCTCCtttctgctgctaatgtctttttAACTTCTCAAGTAGGAGGGACATTAACGAAAAGTCGGCTTTTAAACAAAAGGTTCCATTTAACTCTTGATGGAACTACTCCCCCCAACAACTTATGGACGTGACGCCAGGCAATAGTTATTATGAAAGCTGGCACGGTGGGCATTCAGTGCGGCTGCTTTCTCAAGTACAGCTCTACTATACAGTTAAGTAAACAttcgctgaagaggataaaagTCCTGTGCGCCTAACTTGGCAAAGCCGAAATCCCCACAGGACTTGGTCTCCGTCTTTCTTTTGTGGCCCAGTTTATTCCTCCGCAAACATCGCCATTTATAAGGTCAAGTGTATGAGCGGCACTCGACACGGCTAAGGAGTGGCGTTATTTATCCAAGGGCGTTTGAGGAAATCCGGACTACAATGCCCCCAAACAATATGACAACTTCTAACTGTAGGATCAGCAAATAGAGGACGCGTCTGATCATCcggacatatatattatacactatcACTAGATGTTTtgttatttataaacaaaaaagcGCAACGtaccttgtttttttaaaactatttacTAACAAACCAAAAAAGAGTACACCAAAAGTCTCGTGTGTTTTCAAATATTCCTGTTATTTAAtttataaaaatacaaaagtGTAAGGCAGTCATGGAACAAaagttgtttttacacatttctaCAAAGTTCATAAAATTCTCTGCAAAAATATTTTTCCCACTTCAGTAAATCTATCAAATAAACTGTACATTTGAAGGACAGGGCGATGAACATATTAACGCACCATTGGTGGAAACATTGTTTACCAACACAGAATTCACCTCTGTATTCTAAATCAGTAGTCTGAAACCTGTGGCTCTTCAAGCGGTTgccaaactacaacccccaacatgctgggagttggaaTTTCGCAACCGCTGGAGGAGAACCACAGGTTTGAGAGCACAGTTCTAAATAAATTATTCCTGGAAtacaatttatataaaaatatgtacacatataaagccACTAACATATTCTTCCCATTTAAATACACTATTTATAGTTCTTCCAGTAACAATATTCTGAATGGGATATTTACAGGTCTATGGTGGCAGTGCAGAGCTCTGGAACAGGTGGCacctcttgggggggggggggggggttaatgtaCAGTACCCTGGTGCATATACTTTCCACTATGGAACAGCAGCATCAATATTATATCTAGATGGTATGTAAAGGGACAATAGGATAAAATATACTATAAGATAATAGTGATGCAAGGTGTCCAGATTCATAAAGATAACATATGCCATAGCAAatctgcaatatatatatatatatctcagtatCTGAGTGtcttgtatattgtgtgtatattgtgtagaAAGGCAGTCATTGTGGCAGCACCTAATGACACTGTCACCGTCATGTCACACACAGAAACAGCCACTATACTAACAAAGGAAACGGGCATTTGTGGACATTTCTACACATACAGAAGGCAATTTTTGGCAGTTGCTCCCTAAAGCCGTTCTCCAGGAGGTGACGACTGTAGATATCAGTTACTGCAGTAAGTCTGATCAGTCTATAGACCTGCAGGGACTTATGGGTGTAAACAAACACACATCTCTATGCAGGTTACGCACTGTAAATAGTGTGCAGAAACTAATAGCTGTAATTTCTAGAGAACtcctttaatgttttttttattgctccaatgcatctaaaaaaataacaaaaaaaaaacaagaaactttgtaaatagtgttaattaaaaataatttacagTTTTGTGCCTACAACACTTTTGCctatctatgtgtctccatggttacagactacaaacaaactctgtttAGTCTGGTCCCGCGGTCATACTCCCTcgccatctgtcccctacttcttactCACCTTTCTAAATTGATGTTTGCCAGGTCTAGGGGACAGGTGAAAGAGAGGACTGCAGGAtcggactacacagggtttgcttgtagtctgtaactatggagacaaAGTTGTGCATAGGAGCTGAAGACACAACAACAGAATATTTTTATTCAAGACTATTTAAAAAGTAACTTAATTTTTTgcattagatgcattggagcattaCAAACTATTTGGTTGCAATATCTTTTAAGTACAATATATCATTGCCACGTATAATAATAATGGTGTTGAGAGGTTCTATAGATCAGCTGGTTGGTGGAAGTTGCATAGCTTGTCCTTAGGGGCCAGTACTGCATAGTATATAGGACTATTCTCACTTCCATAGAGACAGCTGGGAAGACTCAAGTTGGCCATGGCAGTAATGAGATTTCCTAAATACAATAAACCATCCAATATCTATTGAAACAACTATTGCTCGTCCCATCTACAAAGCGATTATTGGTAATATTAACCCTTCCATACAAGTGTACAGCAGTAAGCAGATCACAGTGAACCGTCATTCATGACTAGTGTCCGATAAATCACCATTACAACTGATCGAATTGGATCGGCCCATGATTATTGGGGTACATTACATCTATGCCCAGCTTGAGACCATTAGGAGCACTTGGTGAAGAGACATACAGGAGATGACCAACGCACAGACTGGTGCTAGTGCACAGCTACTGGGGTCATGCCAGGATGCCAGCTCCCCTTTCAGTGGGGCATATAGTCTCAATCAGCGATCAGATCAGGCAGCAGTCTCCCATATTCCCTGCACCACCATCAGCATCATACATGTCCATAGGGTGAATGTAGGGGCAGCACGGAGGGCACCACAGTTCGTTGCTTTGGTAGGCCTAGTGGTAAGATCGTCCTCATCATCATCGTCATCGAAATCCCCTCCGCTGCTGGATCCCCCATAGCCATCCATCCCGAAGCACAAGCGGACCATGCTTTCCTTGACAGACTCGCAGATGGGCCGCTCCATACCATCACACACGCAGTCACTGAGCAGCAGCGCCTTGGGCACCTTCATCATTTCCGATATGACTGCCATGCATCTCTCCGGGCAGCTCAGTCCATTGAACAGCGGCCCGCAATAACGCAGGTAGTTGGACATTGAATCGGAGCAGTTGCTGTCCTTCTCGCAGAGCCTCCGTGCGGCCGTGCAGCCAATGACCGTGCCGCGTCTAGCGCCCCCGCCACCCATGCTGGTCCTGGGCATGCACGGCTCGATAGCCCGCTTGGTGGCTTTACAAGCCTCATCACTAACACAGTCACAGTGCTCCAGCGCGGGCCCGGCCCTGGTGAGGTTCAGTTGGATGATGGCATTCATGCAGTGGCTGGGGCAGCGGCGCTGGGTCGGCTCGTTAACGTCTTCCCCGGTAAGCACCGATTGGCACGCCCTGATATACTGGTTGTAGGCAAAGCTACATTGCTGCTCCAACTGGCACGTAAACATGGCATGCCAGCAGATCATCTGGCCCAAGGACTGTCCTAGCAGGGAAGCCAGCAGCAGCACGTACGTCAGCCCGCATCCAGCAGCCATGCCGAGCACAATGGAGCACAAGTCCTAGTGCGGTCCCTTCACACCATCCAATCCACCCAACAGTGCCCTCAAGATGCCAGGTAACTGCGTACACCGCGGTGGGTCAATAGCTCGACCGTccctccggtgcccggaggctcaTGTTGCCGCGCTGGGTATTCTCATGCAGATGGCATTACTGGGCTCTGTAGTCCTCGCCCTCAGGGCAGTGTGAGGAGAGCGGTCCCATTCACAGTGATGTGCGCTGTCCTCAGGGGGAGGGGAACGCTCGCTCTCCCGTGTCAGTAAAGTGCGGGAAATGTCTGCCAGGCTCTGGGTACACACGGTGCCCTCATTCTAACAAAACCATGACCGGAGCAGCGGCTTTTTCCCTCAGCCAGGCTCGTCTAGCTCGCCGCTGCTTTTCTCTTCATCTCCTCGCCCT
Proteins encoded in this window:
- the GAS1 gene encoding growth arrest-specific protein 1 — translated: MAAGCGLTYVLLLASLLGQSLGQMICWHAMFTCQLEQQCSFAYNQYIRACQSVLTGEDVNEPTQRRCPSHCMNAIIQLNLTRAGPALEHCDCVSDEACKATKRAIEPCMPRTSMGGGGARRGTVIGCTAARRLCEKDSNCSDSMSNYLRYCGPLFNGLSCPERCMAVISEMMKVPKALLLSDCVCDGMERPICESVKESMVRLCFGMDGYGGSSSGGDFDDDDDEDDLTTRPTKATNCGALRAAPTFTLWTCMMLMVVQGIWETAA